A region from the Arthrobacter gengyunqii genome encodes:
- a CDS encoding molybdopterin-dependent oxidoreductase, with amino-acid sequence MTYRINKTEVEAAPLPGQCLRTFLREQGTLGVKKGCDAGDCGACTVHVDGKPVHSCLYPAVRAEGREITTIEGLANGVNLHPMQQQFLDAQGFQCGFCTAGMVMTAATFDEEQKQDLPRNLKGNLCRCTGYRAIGDAVCGHRHVDVQNEGASAGPDAVTVSAPPTVGTNVPAPAGPDIVTGRARYTMDVPAADLPGLLHLKILRSPHASARIVSIDASAALAVPGVEAVLTHEDAPKQLFSTAQHELHTDDPDDTRILDNVVRFRGQRVAAVVAASVGAAAEGVRALKVEYDLLPSVPDTDAALADGAPEVHPGTGNIVAELHSEIGDTAAGLAAADVVHENTYESQRLQHMALETHGSIAFFDEAGRLVVRTSTQVPFLIRRALCRVFGLKPASVRVLTGRVGGGFGGKQEMLTEDLAALAAIKLNRPVQLELTRQEQFTATTVRHPFSVRVRAGARRDGTLTALELDVTTNTGAYGNHAPGVMFHGCGESVAVYRCDNKKVDARAVYTNTVPSGAFRGYGLSQMIFAVECAMDELARGIGTDPLEFRRRNVIAKGDAMLSTAPVPAEDVQYGSYGLDQCVDLVRAALERGELSAETSGEALDAEWRVGTGTAVAMIDTVPPRGHMSHARICLQEDGRYGLDVGTSEFGNGTTTVHTQLASTALHTTADRIVIRQSDTDLVDHDTGAYGSTGTVVAGKASLAAAEELAVLLKGFAASLFSNTSAQVRLLPDAVECDGERIALADVAVHAREAGINLSAQGRWGGTPRSVAFNVQGFRVGVHTGTGEIRILQSVHAADAGVVMNPLQCRGQIEGGIAQALGAALFEKVRVSSSGEVQTKILREYHVPAFADVPRTEIYFAETNDSLGPMGAKSMSESPFNPVAPALANAVRDATGVRFSALPLARDVVFLALRKTPD; translated from the coding sequence GTGACGTACCGGATCAATAAAACCGAGGTGGAGGCCGCTCCCCTCCCCGGACAGTGCCTGCGCACGTTCCTCCGCGAGCAGGGCACCCTGGGCGTCAAGAAAGGCTGCGACGCCGGGGACTGCGGCGCCTGCACCGTCCATGTGGACGGCAAGCCCGTGCACAGCTGCCTTTATCCGGCGGTCCGTGCCGAGGGCCGCGAGATCACCACGATTGAAGGGCTGGCCAACGGAGTCAACCTGCATCCCATGCAGCAGCAGTTCCTGGATGCACAGGGCTTCCAGTGTGGATTCTGCACCGCCGGCATGGTGATGACCGCCGCCACGTTCGACGAGGAACAGAAACAGGACCTGCCGCGGAACCTCAAGGGGAACCTCTGCCGCTGCACCGGTTACCGCGCCATCGGGGATGCCGTGTGCGGGCACCGGCACGTCGATGTCCAGAACGAAGGTGCCTCCGCCGGCCCCGATGCCGTGACGGTCTCCGCTCCGCCGACCGTCGGGACCAATGTCCCCGCCCCGGCCGGCCCCGACATTGTCACCGGCCGAGCCCGCTACACCATGGACGTGCCGGCCGCGGACCTGCCGGGGCTGCTGCATTTGAAAATCCTGCGGTCCCCGCACGCCTCGGCCCGCATCGTTTCCATTGACGCAAGCGCTGCTCTGGCGGTGCCTGGCGTCGAGGCGGTCCTCACCCACGAGGATGCTCCGAAGCAGCTGTTCTCCACCGCCCAGCATGAGCTGCACACCGATGATCCGGACGATACCCGGATCCTGGACAACGTGGTCCGTTTCCGCGGCCAGCGGGTGGCAGCGGTCGTCGCCGCGTCAGTGGGCGCCGCCGCCGAGGGAGTGCGCGCCCTCAAGGTGGAGTACGACCTGCTCCCGTCGGTCCCGGACACCGACGCCGCCCTGGCCGACGGCGCCCCCGAGGTCCATCCGGGCACCGGCAACATCGTTGCGGAATTGCACTCCGAAATCGGTGACACCGCTGCCGGACTGGCGGCAGCCGACGTCGTGCATGAAAACACCTACGAAAGCCAGCGCCTGCAGCACATGGCGCTGGAGACGCACGGGTCCATTGCCTTTTTCGACGAGGCGGGCCGGCTGGTGGTGCGCACCTCCACGCAAGTTCCGTTCCTGATCCGGCGGGCTCTGTGCCGGGTGTTCGGCCTGAAACCGGCGTCCGTGCGGGTGCTCACCGGACGGGTGGGCGGCGGATTCGGTGGCAAGCAGGAGATGCTCACCGAGGACCTGGCCGCGCTGGCGGCGATCAAGCTGAATCGGCCGGTGCAGCTGGAGCTGACCCGGCAGGAGCAGTTCACGGCCACCACCGTGCGGCATCCGTTCTCCGTCCGGGTGCGTGCCGGCGCACGCCGGGACGGCACGTTGACCGCGCTGGAGCTGGATGTCACCACCAACACCGGAGCGTACGGAAACCACGCCCCCGGCGTCATGTTCCACGGCTGCGGCGAATCCGTGGCCGTGTACCGGTGCGACAACAAGAAAGTGGACGCCCGGGCCGTTTACACCAACACTGTCCCGTCCGGAGCGTTCCGCGGCTACGGGCTGAGCCAGATGATCTTCGCCGTCGAGTGCGCCATGGATGAGCTGGCGCGCGGCATCGGCACGGATCCGCTGGAGTTCCGCCGCCGCAATGTCATCGCCAAGGGCGACGCCATGCTCTCCACGGCGCCCGTTCCGGCGGAAGACGTGCAGTACGGCAGCTACGGCCTGGACCAGTGCGTGGATCTGGTGCGGGCGGCGCTGGAGCGGGGAGAGCTGTCCGCTGAGACTTCCGGCGAAGCGCTGGACGCCGAGTGGCGGGTTGGCACCGGCACCGCCGTCGCCATGATCGATACGGTTCCGCCCCGCGGGCACATGAGCCACGCCCGCATTTGCCTGCAGGAGGACGGAAGGTACGGGCTCGACGTCGGCACCTCCGAGTTCGGCAACGGCACCACCACCGTGCACACCCAGCTTGCGTCCACCGCCCTGCACACCACGGCGGACCGCATCGTTATCCGGCAGTCGGACACCGATCTGGTGGACCATGACACCGGCGCCTACGGCTCCACCGGCACCGTGGTGGCAGGCAAGGCCTCCCTCGCCGCGGCGGAGGAACTGGCCGTCCTGCTCAAGGGCTTTGCCGCTTCCCTGTTTTCCAACACCTCGGCACAGGTGCGGTTGCTGCCGGACGCGGTGGAGTGCGACGGCGAGCGGATAGCTCTGGCCGACGTCGCCGTCCACGCGCGGGAGGCAGGGATCAACCTGTCAGCCCAGGGACGCTGGGGCGGAACACCGCGGTCCGTGGCGTTCAATGTGCAGGGCTTCCGGGTGGGCGTGCACACAGGAACGGGTGAAATCCGGATCCTGCAGAGCGTACATGCCGCAGACGCCGGCGTGGTGATGAATCCGCTGCAGTGCCGCGGGCAGATTGAAGGCGGCATTGCGCAGGCGCTGGGTGCGGCACTGTTCGAGAAGGTCCGGGTGAGCAGCAGCGGCGAGGTGCAGACGAAGATTCTGCGCGAATACCATGTGCCGGCCTTCGCGGATGTGCCGCGCACGGAGATTTACTTCGCGGAGACCAATGACTCGCTGGGGCCGATGGGTGCCAAGTCCATGAGCGAGAGTCCTTTCAATCCGGTGGCCCCGGCCCTGGCCAACGCTGTCCGGGATGCCACGGGCGTCCGGTTCAGTGCCCTTCCGCTGGCCCGGGACGTGGTTTTCCTGGCGCTGCGGAAAACACCAGACTAA
- a CDS encoding FAD binding domain-containing protein, whose protein sequence is MDMPTVSELIRTSDPQDWRPGDAWLAGGTVLFSYGSDTLQRLLDITAAGWEPLAVSDGGLEIGATCTIAELHAFPGTAPADVRTRWPALVLVRPCCESFVASFKVWNVSTVGGNVCTGLPAGPMTALTAALDGVALVHSPDGTCRRIPVADLVIGDGVTALAPGELLRSISLPEAALRARTAFRRQSLTNLGRSGVLLIGRVDEDGGFVLTVTAATKRPVQLRFPALPAAVELRAELNGTIDGGLWHDDVHGLPEWRHYMTERLAEEIRAELAAAGSGPVSEPVSAPASASAPKEGSL, encoded by the coding sequence ATGGACATGCCCACCGTTTCCGAGCTGATCCGCACCAGTGACCCGCAGGATTGGCGCCCCGGGGATGCCTGGCTGGCCGGCGGCACCGTGCTCTTTTCCTACGGCAGCGACACCCTGCAGCGGTTGCTGGACATCACCGCCGCCGGATGGGAGCCGCTGGCTGTGTCCGACGGCGGATTGGAGATCGGCGCCACCTGCACCATCGCGGAACTGCATGCGTTTCCCGGCACCGCCCCGGCCGATGTCCGGACCCGGTGGCCGGCGCTGGTGCTGGTGCGGCCGTGCTGCGAATCCTTCGTGGCTTCGTTCAAGGTGTGGAACGTTTCCACCGTGGGCGGGAACGTCTGCACCGGCCTGCCCGCGGGACCCATGACAGCCCTGACCGCAGCTTTGGACGGCGTGGCCCTGGTTCACTCCCCCGACGGCACCTGCCGCCGGATTCCGGTGGCCGATCTGGTGATCGGCGACGGCGTTACCGCCCTGGCACCGGGAGAACTTCTCCGCAGCATCTCGCTGCCGGAAGCCGCACTGCGGGCCAGGACGGCGTTCCGCCGGCAGTCACTGACAAATCTGGGCCGGTCCGGGGTGCTGCTGATCGGCCGGGTGGACGAGGACGGCGGGTTTGTCCTCACCGTCACTGCGGCCACGAAGCGTCCGGTCCAGCTGCGGTTCCCCGCACTGCCCGCCGCCGTCGAACTGCGGGCGGAGCTCAACGGGACGATCGACGGCGGGCTCTGGCATGACGACGTGCACGGGCTGCCCGAATGGCGGCACTACATGACGGAGCGGCTGGCTGAAGAGATCCGTGCCGAACTGGCGGCAGCTGGTTCCGGACCGGTGTCCGAGCCGGTGTCCGCGCCCGCATCCGCATCCGCACCAAAGGAGGGTTCCCTGTGA
- a CDS encoding FAD-binding oxidoreductase produces the protein MSIFSDSDSTVGLPDPAPTATLLGLAPNASLEPGHREQASTDRSGFVAQTHPDGVVFAESAEDVAETLRLATLHRVPVVPRGAGTGLAGGSSARSGEVVLDVSRMNKILRLDPLEQLAVVQPGVLNAEINAAAAEYGLFYAPDPASTAICSIGGNIATNAGGMRCAKYGVTRESVLALRVILADGRELRTGRETIKGVTGYDLNALIIGSEGTLGVVVEATLRLRPLPVATATVAAFFPDVESAARAASAVVAARIQPSMMELMDGPTLEAVDAATGSDYRSRGASFLLVQTDGYGAFLEQDVVLEAVRPYAGSCGKAADDDEAAAMVSARRDAIPSLEQMGRVSIGDIGVPRGRLAEAVTGLEEISAATGVRIFTIAHASDGNLHPMIVMDPEDSVTEGPAKDALGQMFFLANRLGGTLTGEHGVGLLKRDWVGAELGDVSVGVQHSIRRALDPLGILNPGKAI, from the coding sequence ATGAGCATCTTCTCAGACTCCGATTCAACTGTAGGGCTGCCGGACCCTGCACCCACCGCCACCTTGCTGGGTTTGGCCCCGAACGCGTCCCTCGAGCCGGGGCACCGTGAACAGGCCAGCACCGACCGCTCCGGCTTTGTGGCCCAAACCCATCCGGACGGCGTGGTGTTTGCCGAGTCCGCCGAGGACGTGGCCGAGACCCTGCGCCTGGCCACCCTCCACCGCGTACCGGTGGTGCCCCGCGGAGCCGGCACCGGGCTGGCCGGCGGGTCCTCCGCCCGCTCGGGGGAAGTGGTGCTGGACGTCTCCCGCATGAATAAGATCCTGCGTCTTGATCCGCTGGAGCAGCTCGCGGTGGTCCAGCCGGGAGTCCTGAATGCCGAGATCAATGCTGCCGCCGCGGAATACGGCCTGTTCTATGCCCCCGATCCGGCGAGCACCGCCATCTGCTCCATCGGCGGCAACATTGCCACCAACGCCGGCGGCATGCGCTGCGCCAAGTACGGTGTCACCCGCGAATCAGTGCTGGCACTGCGGGTCATCCTGGCAGACGGGCGTGAACTGCGCACCGGCCGGGAAACCATCAAGGGAGTCACCGGGTATGACCTGAACGCGCTGATCATCGGCTCCGAAGGAACTCTCGGCGTCGTTGTTGAAGCCACGCTGCGCCTGCGGCCTCTGCCGGTGGCCACCGCCACCGTGGCGGCCTTCTTCCCCGACGTCGAAAGCGCTGCCCGAGCAGCTTCCGCCGTGGTTGCCGCCCGGATCCAGCCGTCCATGATGGAACTCATGGACGGGCCCACCCTGGAAGCCGTGGATGCTGCCACCGGTTCCGATTACCGGTCCCGCGGGGCCTCGTTCCTGCTGGTGCAGACCGACGGCTACGGTGCCTTCCTGGAGCAGGACGTGGTGCTGGAAGCGGTGCGTCCCTATGCCGGCTCGTGCGGGAAGGCGGCCGACGACGACGAGGCAGCGGCGATGGTGAGCGCCCGCCGGGACGCGATTCCCTCGCTGGAACAGATGGGACGGGTCTCCATCGGCGACATCGGCGTGCCGCGCGGCCGGCTGGCCGAAGCCGTCACGGGCCTCGAAGAGATTTCCGCTGCCACCGGGGTACGGATTTTCACCATCGCCCATGCCTCCGACGGAAACCTGCATCCCATGATCGTGATGGATCCCGAGGATTCCGTCACGGAGGGTCCGGCCAAGGACGCCCTGGGGCAGATGTTCTTCCTGGCCAACCGGCTCGGCGGTACCCTGACCGGCGAACACGGCGTGGGATTGCTGAAGCGGGACTGGGTGGGCGCCGAACTGGGTGACGTGTCGGTGGGGGTGCAGCACTCCATCCGCCGCGCCCTGGATCCACTGGGCATCCTCAACCCCGGAAAGGCCATCTGA
- a CDS encoding ChaB family protein — translation MPKTAKNGSPVKNELPSTLQRSDSKAQDTFAKTYDSAMEEYGDAERAARTAYAALKHTHEKVGDHWEQKEKNGPSDARAAEGRNSAKKTAGGVDANASKKHLYDLAAKLDISGRSRMTKEELVDALQKANAGATRKAREG, via the coding sequence ATGCCCAAGACAGCCAAAAACGGATCACCCGTCAAGAATGAGCTGCCTTCAACCCTGCAGCGATCGGACTCCAAGGCGCAGGACACGTTCGCGAAGACCTATGACTCGGCCATGGAGGAATACGGCGACGCCGAACGGGCCGCCCGCACTGCGTATGCCGCCCTGAAGCACACCCACGAAAAAGTGGGGGACCACTGGGAGCAAAAGGAAAAGAACGGCCCGTCCGACGCCAGGGCTGCGGAAGGGCGGAATTCCGCCAAGAAGACCGCCGGCGGCGTGGACGCAAATGCCTCCAAGAAGCACCTGTATGACCTGGCCGCCAAGCTCGACATCTCCGGCCGGTCAAGAATGACAAAAGAGGAGCTGGTGGACGCGCTGCAGAAGGCCAATGCCGGTGCGACCCGGAAGGCCCGCGAGGGCTGA
- a CDS encoding alanine/glycine:cation symporter family protein: MNAPRSVQTAPASEEVGWLGSVDATINSFFEPITEVFSAIVFVPITIGDLSFPVVVAWLIIAGIVFTIYFGFIQFRGLKVSAQVIRGKFSSKDDPGEVPHFQALTSALSGTVGLGNIAGVGAAMALGGPGATFWMILAGLLGMATKFAECTLGVKYREVHDDGSISGGPFKYLPVAFKRFGRWPAKILTGIFAVAILLFGVAGGNMFQANQTFAQIQNVTGGDDGILGSAGAALLFGVVLAVLVAVVILGGIKSIGATTSKLVPAMAAVYIVACLAVIIVNFQNVPAAFGAIIDGAFRPEGFAGGIIGVMIIGFQRASFSNEAGVGSAAIAHSAVKTRRPVSEGFVAMYEPLVDTVLICTMTALAIIMAGAPSLQAGIDQVQGGGDAPDGVILTSDAFATVLPWFPIVLSIAVALFAYSTLITWSYYGLKSWEYLFGRGRRREITYKVIFLTFTVAGCVLSFSQVISFTDAALFVCAFVNLLGVYLLLPVIKREMKAYLADRKSGKLEMLGIDEDDIKEAAPSH, translated from the coding sequence ATGAACGCACCCCGATCTGTGCAGACGGCACCCGCTTCCGAAGAGGTGGGATGGCTCGGTTCGGTTGACGCCACCATCAACTCGTTCTTCGAACCGATCACGGAAGTCTTCTCCGCCATCGTGTTCGTTCCCATCACCATTGGCGACCTCAGCTTTCCCGTGGTTGTCGCCTGGCTGATCATTGCCGGCATTGTCTTCACCATTTACTTCGGGTTCATCCAGTTCCGCGGCCTGAAAGTTTCCGCCCAAGTAATCCGCGGCAAGTTCTCTTCGAAGGACGACCCCGGGGAGGTACCCCACTTCCAAGCCCTGACATCCGCCCTGTCCGGCACCGTGGGACTGGGCAACATCGCCGGTGTCGGCGCCGCCATGGCCCTGGGCGGACCGGGGGCAACCTTCTGGATGATCCTGGCCGGCCTCTTGGGCATGGCCACAAAGTTTGCCGAATGCACCCTCGGGGTGAAGTACCGCGAAGTCCATGACGACGGATCCATCAGCGGCGGGCCCTTCAAATACCTGCCCGTGGCGTTCAAGCGTTTCGGCCGGTGGCCCGCGAAGATCCTGACCGGAATTTTCGCGGTCGCCATCCTGCTCTTCGGCGTGGCCGGCGGCAACATGTTCCAGGCCAACCAGACCTTCGCCCAGATCCAGAACGTCACCGGCGGCGACGACGGCATCCTGGGCAGCGCCGGAGCCGCGCTGCTGTTCGGCGTTGTCCTGGCCGTGCTGGTGGCCGTGGTGATCCTGGGCGGCATCAAGTCCATCGGCGCCACCACCTCCAAGCTGGTACCCGCCATGGCGGCTGTCTACATCGTTGCCTGCCTGGCCGTCATCATCGTCAATTTCCAGAACGTGCCCGCCGCCTTCGGCGCCATCATTGACGGAGCCTTCCGTCCCGAGGGCTTCGCCGGCGGCATCATCGGCGTCATGATCATCGGGTTCCAGCGTGCCTCCTTCTCGAATGAGGCCGGTGTGGGTTCCGCCGCCATCGCCCACTCCGCGGTCAAGACCCGCCGGCCCGTCAGTGAAGGCTTTGTGGCCATGTATGAGCCGCTGGTGGACACGGTGCTGATCTGCACCATGACGGCACTGGCGATCATCATGGCCGGTGCGCCCAGCCTGCAGGCAGGCATCGATCAGGTACAGGGAGGCGGAGACGCGCCCGACGGCGTGATCCTCACCTCCGATGCCTTTGCCACCGTCCTGCCGTGGTTCCCGATCGTGCTGTCCATCGCCGTCGCGCTCTTTGCCTACTCGACCCTCATCACCTGGTCCTACTACGGACTCAAGTCCTGGGAATACCTCTTCGGCCGCGGCCGGCGCCGCGAGATCACGTACAAGGTCATCTTCCTGACCTTCACCGTGGCCGGCTGCGTGCTCTCCTTCAGCCAGGTCATCAGCTTCACCGATGCGGCCCTGTTTGTCTGCGCCTTCGTGAACCTGCTGGGTGTCTATCTGCTGCTCCCGGTGATCAAGCGGGAAATGAAGGCATACCTTGCGGACCGCAAGAGTGGAAAGCTCGAAATGCTTGGCATTGACGAGGACGACATCAAGGAAGCAGCTCCCAGCCACTGA
- a CDS encoding L-lactate permease, whose amino-acid sequence MRTQLAAFQQPLDPIADSLGLSALLAALPLLLLFVLLGVFRMKAYQAGLISLVLSILLAVIGWQMPIGQVAAATGLGAFYAIFPILWILINALWIYKLTVATPWFEVLGRTIRSISDDLRILSILIAFCFGALLESLAGFGAPVAIAAAMLMAAGMKPLKSAIVALLANTAPVAFGAMAAPIIALNGVTGIPLHELSSMTGRQTPFIALVVPLILVFLVDGKRGLKQTWPVALVSGFVFGLAQFLASNFFVVELTDVVAAVATVIAVLLMLRVWQPAEIIGMSGQVQEDQDAAAPRETVDAAGTGSAADTLDGSGPAEPVKTGRGRRSAAVPAGATAAGSAGAGSVAAAGPGSTSNTARPDARSVWMATAPYLIIIVVFSLAQIPAIKTWLTSIGSVTFHWPGLDVVDSNGNAVAAQTLRFDHIRATGTLLLFSGILTMLLYRIQPRKGVQVYGETLKQLRWTIVTVCAVLALSFVMNLSGQTTTLGVALASAGGFFALLSPLLGWIGVALTGSDTSSNSLFGQLQVAAANETGLSATLMAASNSSAGVLGKMLSLQNLAIASAAVGLEGAESTLLRKLIGWSLGLLVMMTLLIWLQSTSILGWMVP is encoded by the coding sequence GTGAGAACACAGCTAGCCGCGTTCCAACAGCCGCTCGATCCCATCGCCGATTCCCTGGGCCTTTCCGCGCTGCTTGCGGCGTTGCCGCTGCTGCTGCTGTTTGTCCTGCTGGGCGTCTTCCGCATGAAGGCCTATCAGGCCGGACTCATCTCGCTGGTGCTGTCCATCCTGCTGGCAGTGATCGGGTGGCAAATGCCGATCGGGCAGGTGGCAGCTGCCACCGGGCTGGGAGCGTTCTACGCGATCTTCCCCATTCTCTGGATCCTGATCAACGCCCTGTGGATCTATAAGCTCACGGTAGCCACCCCGTGGTTCGAAGTCCTCGGCAGGACCATCCGCTCCATCTCGGATGACCTGCGCATCCTGTCCATCCTGATCGCCTTCTGCTTTGGCGCACTGCTGGAGTCCCTGGCCGGCTTTGGTGCTCCGGTGGCCATAGCGGCGGCCATGCTCATGGCGGCGGGCATGAAGCCCTTGAAGTCGGCGATTGTGGCCCTGCTGGCCAACACCGCTCCGGTCGCCTTCGGAGCCATGGCCGCTCCAATCATTGCGCTGAACGGGGTGACCGGAATTCCGCTGCACGAGTTGTCCTCCATGACCGGGCGGCAGACCCCGTTCATTGCCCTGGTGGTGCCGCTCATCCTGGTCTTCCTGGTGGACGGCAAGCGCGGCTTGAAACAAACCTGGCCGGTGGCCCTGGTGAGCGGGTTTGTGTTCGGACTGGCCCAGTTCCTCGCCTCGAACTTCTTCGTTGTGGAACTGACCGACGTCGTGGCGGCGGTCGCCACGGTTATTGCGGTTCTCCTGATGCTCCGCGTTTGGCAGCCCGCGGAAATCATCGGCATGTCCGGCCAGGTGCAGGAAGACCAGGACGCCGCAGCTCCGCGGGAAACGGTTGACGCCGCGGGCACCGGCAGCGCTGCAGATACTCTCGATGGATCCGGCCCGGCAGAGCCGGTCAAGACCGGCCGCGGACGGCGTTCGGCAGCCGTGCCGGCAGGCGCAACGGCGGCCGGTTCCGCGGGGGCAGGCTCCGTGGCCGCGGCCGGCCCAGGGTCCACGAGCAACACCGCCCGTCCCGATGCCCGCAGCGTGTGGATGGCCACAGCCCCGTACCTGATCATCATTGTGGTCTTCTCGCTCGCCCAGATACCGGCCATCAAAACCTGGTTGACGTCCATCGGCAGCGTCACTTTCCACTGGCCGGGACTGGACGTGGTGGACTCCAACGGCAACGCAGTGGCAGCCCAAACGCTGCGCTTCGACCACATCCGGGCCACCGGAACGCTCCTGCTGTTTTCCGGGATCCTGACCATGCTGCTCTACCGGATCCAGCCCCGGAAGGGTGTGCAGGTGTACGGGGAAACCCTGAAGCAGCTGCGCTGGACCATTGTGACGGTCTGCGCCGTGCTGGCCCTGTCCTTCGTGATGAACCTGTCCGGGCAAACCACCACACTGGGCGTGGCCCTTGCCTCCGCCGGTGGATTCTTTGCCCTGCTGTCGCCGCTGCTGGGCTGGATCGGGGTGGCGCTGACGGGCTCGGACACCTCCTCCAACTCGCTGTTCGGCCAGTTGCAGGTGGCAGCGGCCAACGAGACGGGCCTGTCCGCCACCCTGATGGCGGCGTCCAACTCGTCCGCCGGAGTGCTCGGCAAGATGCTCTCGCTGCAGAACCTGGCCATCGCCTCAGCCGCTGTGGGACTGGAAGGTGCCGAAAGCACGCTGCTGCGAAAACTCATCGGTTGGAGCCTGGGCCTGCTGGTGATGATGACACTGCTGATCTGGCTGCAGTCAACCTCTATCCTGGGCTGGATGGTTCCCTAG
- a CDS encoding XdhC family protein has protein sequence MLDMLNALDAAAEDGTPCAAATIVRASGSVPRPVGTSMLISGTGRITGSLSGGCVEAAVVAAAEEVLADGQPRLEFFGYSDEDAFAVGLSCGGTLEILIQPVSPNVFPVMPDPDAPCALIRRIDAGACAGREQGAAALPLLVTDLAGAASPADLLTAHGPALAAMLGTDPAGAAARIAPLLAAGRTGIVELGGPVLFLESRLAPPRLLLVGANDFSAALARQGRLLGYHVTVCDARSAFTTPDRFPAAHQIQVQWPDQYLRQEAEGGRLDARSVLCVLSHDAKFDIPVLAEALRLELAYVGALGSRRSHEQRMTALRAEGLTGAETAKLHSPIGLDIGAATPEETALSVFAEIVAARSGSAVSGLPLRTLSGPIHPFTRHHVSH, from the coding sequence ATGTTGGACATGTTGAACGCGCTGGATGCCGCCGCTGAGGACGGTACTCCCTGCGCCGCCGCAACCATCGTGCGCGCGTCCGGATCCGTGCCGCGGCCGGTGGGCACCTCCATGCTGATCAGCGGAACCGGCAGGATCACCGGGTCACTCTCGGGCGGCTGTGTGGAAGCCGCCGTGGTCGCTGCCGCCGAAGAGGTGCTCGCCGACGGGCAACCTCGGCTGGAATTCTTCGGATACAGCGACGAGGATGCCTTCGCCGTCGGGCTCAGCTGCGGCGGCACCCTGGAGATCCTGATTCAGCCGGTGTCCCCGAACGTGTTTCCCGTGATGCCGGACCCTGATGCGCCCTGCGCCCTCATCCGGCGGATTGACGCCGGGGCCTGTGCCGGGCGGGAGCAGGGTGCGGCAGCGTTGCCGCTGTTGGTCACCGATTTGGCTGGCGCCGCATCACCGGCCGATCTCCTGACCGCTCACGGACCCGCGCTGGCCGCGATGCTCGGCACGGACCCGGCCGGCGCCGCCGCCCGAATCGCTCCGCTGCTCGCCGCCGGGCGCACCGGAATCGTGGAATTGGGCGGTCCCGTGCTGTTCCTGGAGTCCAGGCTCGCACCGCCCCGCCTGCTGCTGGTCGGTGCCAACGATTTCTCCGCTGCCCTCGCCCGGCAGGGACGGCTGCTCGGTTACCACGTCACCGTCTGCGATGCCCGGTCCGCCTTCACCACTCCGGACCGCTTCCCCGCCGCCCACCAGATTCAGGTGCAGTGGCCGGACCAGTACCTCCGCCAGGAAGCCGAAGGAGGACGTCTCGACGCCCGATCCGTGCTGTGCGTGCTCAGCCACGACGCCAAATTCGACATCCCGGTGCTGGCCGAGGCGCTGCGGCTTGAGCTGGCTTATGTCGGTGCGCTGGGATCGCGCCGCAGCCATGAGCAGCGAATGACTGCCCTCCGGGCCGAGGGGCTGACCGGCGCAGAGACCGCGAAGCTGCACTCCCCTATTGGGCTGGACATCGGTGCTGCCACGCCCGAGGAAACCGCGTTGTCCGTCTTCGCGGAGATCGTGGCCGCGCGTTCCGGTTCCGCCGTCAGCGGGCTGCCGCTGCGGACGCTCAGCGGTCCCATTCATCCGTTCACCCGTCACCACGTCAGCCACTGA